From one bacterium genomic stretch:
- a CDS encoding TetR/AcrR family transcriptional regulator, translating to MSSRASTEKGSLAVFSPAGHSNVKGAASREAILDAARMILGTQGLSGCSLAVVAEAAGCSKGTILYHFGTRDGLLMALIAEGTNFFRATLESAFSSYEPDGGGIEDAIRIAMTDLFREENMMLLSAERELSGMGQRNEVVAAELIQGVASLVESIARFGLSIELGPDLNDLRVRAGSIVAATFGQVELWICSGGGDPGPHREAAIRSARAIALEGVRRE from the coding sequence ATGAGCTCTCGAGCTTCGACCGAAAAGGGGTCACTTGCCGTCTTTTCGCCGGCCGGTCATTCCAACGTCAAAGGGGCCGCCTCGCGGGAGGCCATCCTCGACGCCGCGCGCATGATTCTCGGAACACAGGGGCTCAGCGGGTGCAGCCTCGCCGTAGTGGCGGAGGCAGCTGGCTGTAGCAAGGGGACGATCCTCTATCACTTCGGCACCCGGGACGGCTTGCTGATGGCACTGATTGCGGAGGGGACGAACTTCTTCAGGGCTACGCTCGAGTCGGCGTTTTCCAGCTACGAACCCGACGGAGGGGGCATCGAAGACGCAATCCGAATCGCGATGACGGATCTCTTTCGCGAAGAGAACATGATGCTGCTCTCGGCAGAGCGAGAACTCAGCGGAATGGGCCAGCGAAATGAGGTCGTGGCTGCCGAGCTCATCCAAGGAGTCGCCAGCCTGGTCGAATCCATCGCGCGCTTCGGTCTCTCGATCGAGTTGGGGCCGGACCTCAATGATCTGCGAGTCCGTGCTGGCTCTATCGTGGCTGCCACCTTCGGCCAGGTCGAACTCTGGATCTGTTCTGGAGGAGGAGATCCTGGCCCGCACCGTGAGGCGGCGATCCGTAGTGCGCGCGCCATCGCTCTCGAGGGGGTGCGGAGGGAATAG
- a CDS encoding nitroreductase, with the protein MEPISQLAAERISVRAYDTGRPVPAELRTRLQEIVAANCLGPLGNRVRIESVDIDELAAGEARSLGTYGIIKGARLYLVAAIEDSAAARVDLGYCLEKIILEATRLGLGTCWMGGTFRRANFAHSAGVRDDEIIPVITPVGFATRQKSLRERVLRRLAGADQRKPWDSMFFLGGAGTPLPRGGRFDAALACLRLAPSASNKQPWRVVEQSETERFDFHLERTPHYNELMRGIDLQMVDMGIAMCHFDLATAEAGCKGEFSRRSPAPRLGETEYIATWQMQPNSGVETDSDHP; encoded by the coding sequence GTGGAGCCGATCAGTCAGCTTGCCGCCGAACGCATTTCCGTTCGCGCCTACGATACCGGGCGTCCTGTGCCGGCCGAGCTACGGACGCGTCTGCAAGAGATCGTGGCGGCGAACTGTCTGGGGCCGCTGGGCAACCGGGTGCGCATCGAGTCGGTCGATATCGACGAACTGGCCGCAGGCGAAGCCCGTAGCCTTGGGACCTATGGGATCATCAAAGGAGCCCGGCTCTACCTCGTGGCGGCGATCGAAGACTCTGCCGCCGCACGGGTGGATCTCGGGTACTGCCTCGAGAAGATCATCCTGGAGGCGACCCGACTGGGGCTGGGGACGTGCTGGATGGGAGGGACCTTTCGCCGGGCAAACTTCGCCCACAGCGCCGGGGTGAGGGACGATGAGATCATCCCCGTGATCACCCCGGTGGGCTTTGCAACCAGGCAAAAGAGCCTGCGCGAACGAGTGCTTCGCAGGCTTGCTGGCGCGGATCAACGCAAACCCTGGGATTCGATGTTCTTCCTCGGGGGCGCAGGCACTCCGCTTCCCCGAGGCGGGCGTTTCGATGCAGCGCTGGCCTGTCTGCGCCTGGCTCCTTCCGCGAGCAACAAGCAACCTTGGAGGGTCGTCGAGCAGAGCGAAACCGAGCGCTTCGACTTCCACCTCGAACGCACACCCCACTACAACGAGTTGATGCGCGGCATCGATCTGCAGATGGTCGATATGGGCATCGCGATGTGCCACTTCGACCTGGCTACCGCCGAAGCAGGCTGCAAGGGCGAATTCTCCAGGCGTTCCCCGGCACCGAGGCTGGGCGAAACCGAGTACATCGCCACCTGGCAGATGCAACCGAACTCGGGTGTGGAAACGGACTCCGACCACCCCTGA
- a CDS encoding PaaI family thioesterase gives MTDSPFFQDHMPGNVCFGCGVANPAGLQIKSAWEGEVSVCHYAPREEHHGFPGLLCGGVLATLIDCHAMCTSLAILCREADRPLEEITNFGAITGDLSIRYQAPTPTAGDLKLTAELISREGRKLRLRCASHVGDVQTASAEVTIIEMDGARMSALHGSNG, from the coding sequence GTGACGGACTCCCCGTTCTTCCAGGACCACATGCCGGGGAACGTCTGCTTTGGCTGTGGCGTTGCGAATCCCGCCGGCTTGCAGATCAAGAGCGCGTGGGAAGGCGAGGTCAGTGTCTGCCACTACGCACCGCGCGAGGAGCACCATGGTTTTCCGGGACTGCTGTGCGGCGGTGTCCTCGCGACGTTGATCGACTGCCACGCGATGTGTACGAGTCTCGCGATCCTGTGCCGAGAGGCGGACCGCCCGCTCGAAGAAATCACGAACTTCGGGGCGATCACCGGCGATCTCTCGATTCGCTATCAAGCGCCAACGCCGACAGCGGGCGACTTGAAGCTCACGGCCGAACTCATCTCACGAGAAGGGCGCAAGCTACGGTTGCGCTGTGCGAGTCATGTTGGCGATGTGCAGACCGCGAGCGCCGAAGTGACGATCATCGAGATGGATGGGGCCAGAATGAGCGCGCTCCACGGTTCCAACGGCTAG
- a CDS encoding IS110 family transposase, with protein sequence MPGLRPCCLARFPVPPAKIAYKGNREGVAEAFTDPDTSKSMEVDFELTRHYDDVIRDLQLHLERRVKQQDSQAYYRLRPVPGIGKVLVLAILYEIHDIQRFPRVQDFLSYAWLVKCEHSSAGKKLGSGGAKIGNVHLKWAFSEAVVLFLRNNPEDQKHLRRVAGRHGKAKALSILAAKLGRVVYLMLSKDRAFEMKRFLATT encoded by the coding sequence TTGCCCGGATTGCGGCCCTGCTGTCTCGCCCGGTTTCCCGTTCCACCGGCGAAGATCGCCTACAAAGGCAACCGGGAGGGAGTCGCGGAGGCCTTCACGGATCCCGATACAAGCAAGAGCATGGAGGTCGACTTCGAGCTGACCCGGCACTACGACGACGTGATCCGAGACCTCCAGCTTCACCTCGAGCGCCGAGTCAAACAGCAAGACTCCCAGGCCTACTACCGCCTCCGCCCTGTCCCTGGCATCGGCAAGGTCCTGGTGTTGGCCATCCTCTACGAGATCCACGACATCCAGAGGTTTCCAAGGGTCCAGGACTTCCTCTCCTACGCCTGGCTCGTGAAGTGCGAGCACTCCTCGGCGGGGAAGAAGCTGGGCAGTGGGGGAGCGAAGATCGGGAACGTCCACCTGAAGTGGGCCTTCTCGGAGGCCGTGGTTCTCTTCCTGCGCAACAACCCCGAGGACCAGAAGCACCTTCGGCGTGTCGCGGGGAGACACGGCAAGGCCAAGGCGCTTTCGATTCTGGCCGCCAAGCTCGGCCGGGTTGTCTATCTCATGCTGAGCAAGGATCGCGCCTTCGAGATGAAGCGCTTCCTGGCCACAACGTAG
- a CDS encoding amidohydrolase — MFSRLKYAGIGLIALLFLGLLVAIAAFVTLWIGSSPPRDDGIVRLYPAARVITMDPDRPFAEAIAVGGGRVLALGTRAEVEQALEGDEFTLDERFENKVVMPGFIDPHLHPSLAATVLQLEIVSAMEWLTPRGRTVAVRGREAFLARIAELASAEDDDEWLFVWGYHQPYHGGLTRDDLDSASPDRPVAVWQRSCHEMYFNSAALEELGLGKEDFAAEPNADWETGHIWETGLFALGGGVLRSLASPGRYRRGLTMMSEILHRGGLTTVAEQGFPQIQPLAELLMLHLEMYGDDTPYRYALVPNAMYLMRKFGDAPRAEREAEKMLGWSTDRVRVVRHVKYYADGAIFSQLMQMSEPYLDGHEGEWMMSPDQQRAVLETFWRRGWSIHIHVNGDAGLDLVLDQIEEMERIHPRAPDQRLVLEHYGYAREDQHHRAHRLGVDVSNNAYYTHELAPIYADNGLGVERAQDISPLGGLARAGVPISFHSDYPMAPAEPLLLAWVAVNRIGSDGRTWGEDQRLSLDLALRAITIEGARSLGLEDEIGSLEIGKRADFTILERDPYQTPPEELAEIPIWGTVLGGRPHPIATRGVE, encoded by the coding sequence TTGTTTAGCCGGTTGAAATACGCGGGAATAGGACTGATTGCGCTGCTGTTCCTGGGGCTTCTCGTCGCAATCGCGGCTTTCGTCACGCTTTGGATCGGTAGTTCACCTCCTCGGGACGATGGCATCGTGCGTCTCTATCCCGCGGCCCGCGTGATTACGATGGATCCGGACCGCCCCTTCGCCGAGGCGATCGCAGTAGGCGGGGGCAGGGTCCTTGCTCTGGGAACTCGGGCCGAAGTGGAGCAGGCATTGGAGGGCGATGAGTTCACCCTCGATGAGCGATTCGAAAACAAGGTCGTGATGCCAGGGTTCATCGATCCCCACCTCCACCCTTCCCTCGCTGCCACTGTTCTTCAGCTCGAAATCGTCTCTGCAATGGAATGGCTGACCCCCAGAGGCCGGACGGTCGCTGTGCGCGGGCGCGAGGCCTTCCTGGCACGGATCGCCGAGCTCGCCAGCGCGGAGGACGATGACGAGTGGTTGTTCGTCTGGGGCTACCACCAGCCCTACCACGGCGGGCTCACGCGGGATGATCTGGACAGCGCCTCACCCGATCGCCCGGTCGCCGTATGGCAGCGCTCATGCCACGAGATGTATTTCAACTCAGCCGCCTTGGAAGAACTCGGACTCGGGAAAGAGGACTTCGCGGCCGAGCCCAATGCAGACTGGGAAACGGGCCACATCTGGGAGACCGGTTTGTTCGCACTGGGCGGGGGCGTACTGCGCTCGCTCGCCAGCCCGGGTCGGTATCGCAGGGGGCTCACGATGATGAGCGAGATCCTGCATCGCGGGGGGCTCACAACCGTAGCTGAGCAGGGCTTCCCCCAGATCCAACCCCTCGCCGAACTCCTGATGCTGCACCTCGAAATGTACGGAGACGACACCCCCTATCGCTACGCGCTGGTCCCCAATGCGATGTACCTGATGCGCAAGTTCGGCGATGCGCCACGGGCCGAGCGCGAAGCCGAGAAAATGCTCGGCTGGTCGACCGACCGCGTGCGCGTGGTGCGACACGTCAAGTACTACGCGGATGGCGCCATCTTCAGCCAGCTGATGCAGATGAGCGAGCCCTATCTCGATGGTCACGAGGGCGAATGGATGATGTCACCAGACCAGCAGCGAGCTGTGCTCGAAACCTTCTGGCGACGAGGCTGGAGCATCCATATCCACGTGAATGGCGATGCCGGTCTCGACCTCGTCCTCGATCAGATCGAAGAGATGGAACGAATCCATCCCCGGGCCCCGGACCAGCGCTTGGTTCTGGAGCACTACGGGTATGCGCGTGAAGATCAACACCATCGGGCGCACCGACTGGGCGTGGATGTTTCGAACAACGCCTACTACACGCACGAGCTCGCTCCGATCTATGCTGACAACGGCCTTGGTGTCGAGCGCGCACAGGACATCTCACCTCTGGGCGGGCTGGCTCGAGCAGGCGTCCCCATCTCGTTCCACTCCGACTATCCGATGGCACCCGCCGAGCCACTGCTTCTGGCCTGGGTCGCGGTAAATCGCATCGGCAGTGACGGTCGTACCTGGGGAGAAGATCAGCGTCTCTCTCTCGATCTCGCTCTGCGGGCGATCACGATCGAAGGGGCACGAAGCCTGGGACTGGAGGATGAGATCGGTAGCCTCGAGATCGGCAAGCGGGCGGACTTCACCATCCTGGAGCGCGATCCCTACCAAACGCCTCCCGAGGAGCTCGCCGAAATCCCGATCTGGGGCACCGTTCTCGGCGGGCGACCCCACCCCATCGCCACGCGCGGGGTCGAGTAG
- a CDS encoding PEP-CTERM sorting domain-containing protein, with the protein MRSLIPALLLLLFSSAAQGTIIDFQSLEHIDAGQQAAPGTPVYSEKGYKFESSSADYSIGTWGTLSANYLGSTALWNGDGTGINGVTTLTRADGGAFNLLSMEIGEMWATGGGVSTTTFVGILAGGGTVSADKTTDGIRSTGSGFEYFSFVGFTNLTSVSWLQVSPYIQFDNVTTASAVPEPGSLLLLGTGLFGLLGCHSHRQRQR; encoded by the coding sequence ATGCGGTCCCTGATCCCTGCTCTACTGCTGCTTCTCTTCTCCTCCGCCGCCCAGGGGACGATCATCGATTTCCAGTCGTTGGAACATATCGATGCCGGGCAGCAGGCCGCCCCGGGGACGCCCGTCTATTCCGAAAAGGGATACAAATTCGAAAGCAGTTCCGCTGACTACAGCATCGGCACGTGGGGGACTCTGAGCGCGAACTACCTGGGGAGCACCGCTCTCTGGAATGGTGATGGAACGGGAATCAACGGAGTCACGACCCTGACGCGTGCCGATGGTGGTGCCTTCAACTTGCTCTCCATGGAGATTGGAGAGATGTGGGCAACGGGCGGCGGGGTTTCCACAACTACGTTTGTCGGCATTCTCGCAGGAGGTGGCACTGTTTCCGCAGACAAGACCACCGATGGCATTCGGTCCACCGGTTCGGGATTTGAATATTTCTCATTCGTTGGATTCACCAATCTCACCAGTGTGAGCTGGCTGCAGGTCTCCCCGTACATCCAGTTCGACAACGTAACCACTGCATCTGCGGTTCCCGAGCCCGGCTCTCTCCTGTTGCTCGGCACTGGTCTGTTTGGCCTGCTCGGTTGTCACTCGCACCGTCAGCGTCAGCGGTGA
- a CDS encoding AMP-binding protein: protein MELNFATAWEAISDEIPEADALLCGETRRSWRQYEDRAARLAAALRAADLPIAANVGLALYNGPEYPEAQFACFKQRITPFNVNFRYTAKELHSLLEGADCQALFFDATLAESVGEIRESLPQLRMLVQVGGDAAPDWSEHYEALIAGHEPAPRIERSPDDIWMLFTGGTTGNPKGVMWPHGNMIQTMKATYAGLKKTVPQTIDEVLASVRQIAANGRVTRQLAAAPLMHGTSGISALTTHMTGGTIITLEGRSFSGDELFRSVERHRATHMTIVGDAFSRPMLEALEAARDRGEPYDLSSIFLILSSGVMWSAPVKQALLEFSPRMRLLDSLGSSEGVGFAAKLESDPNQATTARFSLGEFTKVFDEEGKPVAPGSGDRGRLALGGPLPVGYYRDPVKSEETWPMIDGQRYSIPGDFATVEEDGTITLLGRGSVCINSGGEKIYPEEVEEALKLHDAVADCNVVGMPDPRWGQAITAVVQLADPSIEDAALIQSVKQNLASYKAPKHVIRVDRLQRQANGKSDYRWATRIAEESLGLGD from the coding sequence ATGGAACTCAATTTTGCGACTGCCTGGGAAGCCATCTCCGACGAGATTCCCGAGGCCGATGCTCTTCTTTGTGGTGAAACCCGCCGCAGCTGGCGGCAGTACGAAGACCGTGCGGCGCGACTCGCCGCAGCGCTCAGGGCGGCAGACCTCCCGATCGCAGCCAATGTCGGGCTCGCGCTCTACAACGGCCCCGAGTATCCCGAAGCGCAGTTCGCCTGCTTCAAGCAGCGCATCACACCCTTCAACGTCAACTTCCGATACACGGCGAAGGAGTTGCACTCCTTGCTCGAGGGCGCGGACTGCCAGGCCCTCTTCTTCGACGCGACGTTGGCCGAATCGGTTGGTGAGATTCGTGAATCGCTCCCGCAGTTGCGCATGCTCGTCCAGGTCGGTGGCGACGCTGCGCCCGACTGGTCCGAACACTACGAAGCGCTGATCGCGGGGCATGAGCCGGCACCGAGGATCGAAAGGTCGCCCGACGACATCTGGATGCTCTTCACGGGCGGCACGACGGGCAACCCAAAGGGCGTGATGTGGCCCCACGGGAACATGATCCAGACCATGAAGGCGACGTACGCCGGGTTGAAGAAGACAGTGCCCCAGACGATCGACGAAGTGCTGGCGTCGGTCCGACAGATCGCAGCCAACGGGCGTGTCACTCGACAACTAGCGGCGGCCCCGCTGATGCACGGCACCTCCGGCATCTCGGCGCTTACGACCCACATGACCGGCGGCACGATCATCACGCTCGAAGGTCGCTCGTTCTCGGGTGACGAACTGTTTCGCAGCGTCGAACGGCACCGCGCCACCCACATGACGATCGTGGGCGACGCCTTCAGCCGCCCCATGCTCGAAGCGCTCGAAGCCGCGCGAGATCGCGGCGAGCCCTACGATCTTTCGTCGATCTTCTTGATACTTTCATCCGGCGTCATGTGGAGCGCGCCGGTCAAGCAGGCGCTTCTCGAGTTCAGTCCGCGCATGCGCTTGTTGGATTCGCTCGGTTCATCGGAAGGCGTGGGGTTCGCGGCCAAACTCGAGAGCGACCCCAACCAGGCCACGACCGCACGGTTCAGCCTCGGCGAGTTCACCAAGGTGTTCGATGAAGAGGGCAAACCGGTCGCGCCCGGTTCCGGCGATCGCGGGCGGCTCGCGCTCGGTGGTCCTCTACCGGTGGGCTACTACAGGGATCCGGTGAAGAGCGAAGAGACGTGGCCCATGATCGACGGGCAGCGCTATTCGATCCCCGGTGATTTCGCCACTGTCGAAGAAGACGGCACGATCACATTGCTCGGGCGCGGATCGGTCTGCATCAACTCGGGCGGCGAGAAGATCTACCCCGAGGAGGTCGAAGAGGCCCTCAAACTCCACGACGCGGTTGCGGATTGCAACGTCGTCGGCATGCCCGACCCGAGATGGGGCCAGGCCATCACGGCCGTCGTCCAACTCGCCGACCCGTCGATCGAAGACGCAGCCTTGATCCAATCGGTGAAGCAGAACCTTGCAAGCTACAAGGCCCCGAAGCACGTCATCCGCGTCGACCGTCTGCAGCGCCAGGCGAACGGAAAGTCCGATTATCGCTGGGCGACTCGGATTGCGGAGGAATCGCTCGGACTCGGGGACTGA
- a CDS encoding phytanoyl-CoA dioxygenase family protein, with product MEDQEKNDATKENGWLWAIPGSHKHGNLKGFEDRGVLGALYTDTDLIDGEAVATGLSAGSVLYFHRDGSWAQSGVEPTLDPRHWAVPAHQLSPPWLSCVADQGWSESVSTPEFGCICQVAMYSVSPSLGAGERLENSPLQPASAVARSKWHIAMPISTICRSMPRINSL from the coding sequence ATCGAAGATCAAGAGAAGAACGACGCGACGAAGGAAAACGGATGGCTGTGGGCGATCCCTGGTAGCCACAAGCATGGCAATCTGAAAGGGTTCGAGGATCGCGGCGTGCTTGGGGCGCTGTATACCGATACGGACCTGATCGATGGCGAAGCCGTTGCAACCGGGTTGTCTGCAGGCAGCGTGCTCTACTTTCATCGCGACGGGAGCTGGGCGCAGTCGGGGGTTGAGCCGACCCTGGATCCCCGCCATTGGGCTGTGCCCGCGCACCAGCTCAGCCCTCCCTGGCTCAGCTGTGTCGCTGATCAGGGGTGGTCGGAGTCCGTTTCCACACCCGAGTTCGGTTGCATCTGCCAGGTGGCGATGTACTCGGTTTCGCCCAGCCTCGGTGCCGGGGAACGCCTGGAGAATTCGCCCTTGCAGCCTGCTTCGGCGGTAGCCAGGTCGAAGTGGCACATCGCGATGCCCATATCGACCATCTGCAGATCGATGCCGCGCATCAACTCGTTGTAG